The sequence below is a genomic window from Providencia rettgeri.
GGAAAAATAGGTGATACGCCAGCGGTCATGCGTTGCCATTGCTGATGCAACATCATTTAAGCGTTTAAAATCAGGTACCCAAAAATATTCGTCGCAATAAAGATGGCCACTGTAAGACTGTGCTGTGTTTTTATTGGTGGATAAGAAGCGTAATTCAGCCCCATTACTTAAACGGATTGGGTTACCTGTTAATGTTACCCCAAAAAATTGCTCTGCAATATTCACAATATATGACCGGAATACTTCAGCTTGGGGTTTTGATGCGGATAAAAATATCTGCGGGTCACCCGTCAAACAGGCATTTTCAAAGGCTTCAAAGGAGAAGTACCACGTCGCCCCAATTTGACGGCTTTTTAATATATTGCGTACTGCCTGCGTGATATTAATGCGCAAATGCTTTTGATAACCAAACAGCATTTCATCAGCAAAGCGTTGGAAATCTTCTGGCGTCAGGCTAGAAATATCATTTTTGCGGTATTTTTTCTTTTTCTTCGGTTCCCCATCATCATCTAAGACGTAATTGCCACGCCCTTCCATATCTGACGATTGAGATTTTAATGCTGCCATTTTTTCAGCGTGCTTATTCGCTTGCGCCATTAATTTAACGTGGCTAGCAATTAAGCGGTCTAACTCATCTAATTCAAGCTCCGTTTTTTTAGTTCGCTCGCTCAATAAAACAATGCGACGGTTAATTGCTTCAATCACACTCTCATGACTGAGCATATCAGCCCAATTCCATTTTTCTGCCCAATAGTAAACAATCCGACGATTAGGCAGGCTCAATTCCTCCGCGATTTCCGCTGGAGTATAGCGTCGCAAATATAACGATTTTGCGACCTGTATTTTTGCATCCGTGTATTTAGCCATAGTAGATGCATTGTGCCCCGACCTTTAAACGCTGGCATTAAGCGGCTTTCGGCAAAGCATTTATAACCGAATCGAACTTGTCGCAAGTGAAAAAAATGTGGGCAATACTGAGCACCTAACGAAATGGAAGCAATAAACCCAAGGATGGGAGCAACATGTAAATATGTCTCAATTAATGACGAATTGGCTTTGCATTGCGACTGAGGGTGACACGGTTGATGGTCGTAAAATTGAAGCTGCATGGATAGAGGAAGCGGCAGAGCTTTACGATACGAATTTATATACCGCCTGTATTTGGCCTGAACATGAGCGCTATTTTGGCTCAATGGGGGAAGTGTTAGCCGTTAAAGCTGAGAGAGATGATGAGGGGTTATTAAGGTTATATGCACAATTGTGCCCAAACCATCATTTGTTACAAGCCAATCGCGATGGGCAACTTTTATTTACCTCCGCTGAATTTACACCAGATGGAAATTTTAGAGGTACAGGCAAAACGTATTTAGAGGGGCTCGGGGTTACTTGCTCCCCTGCAAGTGTTGGAACAACACGATTACGCTTTAAATCAGGAAAAAACCAATATCGATATGGTTCACTGAAACCACTTGTTATCGATGAAGTTAAACAGTTTAAGGACAAACCAAAAATGGCTAAAGAGAAAAAAGGCGGTTGGAAAAGTTTTTTCAATATCGATGATGCAAATGATAGCAATTCATCTTCTACTGATGAAGTTACATTGGAAAACATCAAAGAAGCACTTCAAGAATTCAATACACGTTTGACCAGTATTGAATCTCGTCTTGATTCAACTGAAACCGATGTTGAAGAGGTTCAAGAAGACATTGAAGTCGTCAAAGATGTTGTTGATACCGCTGAATTCAAACAACTAAAAGACAACATTTCAAACATTGTTAAAAATTTCAGTAAATTAGATTCGAAAGTTACTAATTTACCTAACAAAAACCCGCGCGGCGATAAGAGCAAAGAAAAGCGTTTCAATCACTTAGTTTAATGATGCTTTGATTAAACTAAAAAAATTGAAATTGGAACAATTAGGAGAGGGATTTCCATGTTATTAAACCAAAAAGCGCGTGAGTTTCTACGAAATTATGCAATTGCGTTAGCAACCGAATCAGGCGTTGATGATGTCTCACGCTATTTCGCGATTACTGACCCAAAAGAAATTCAGTTACGTGATGCATTGTTAGAGGAAGTTGACTTTCTCGGCATGATTAATGTGCAGTACGTTGACCAACTTCAAGGGCAAGTGGTCAGTACAGGCAATCCGGGTATTTTTACAGGTCGCGTTAAAGATGGTCGTTTTTCTCGTAAGTTAGGTGTTGATGGAAATACCTATCAACTTTATGAGACTGATTCATGTGCGGCATTAGAGTGGCACTTATTATCCGTCTGGGCGAATTCAGGTAGTGAAGACGAGTTTTTCCAGAAAATGCAAGGGTTTACTCTGAAATCATTTGCATTAGACCAATTACGCATTGGATTTAATGGAACACATGTTGCTGAAAATACGGATCCGCATAAGTACCCAAATGGCGAAGACGTTAATATCGGTTGGCACGCACTGGCTAAGCAGTGGCAAGGTGGTAAACAAGTTATCACTACGCCTGTAGTTCTTGATGAAAAAG
It includes:
- a CDS encoding phage major capsid protein, P2 family, encoding MLLNQKAREFLRNYAIALATESGVDDVSRYFAITDPKEIQLRDALLEEVDFLGMINVQYVDQLQGQVVSTGNPGIFTGRVKDGRFSRKLGVDGNTYQLYETDSCAALEWHLLSVWANSGSEDEFFQKMQGFTLKSFALDQLRIGFNGTHVAENTDPHKYPNGEDVNIGWHALAKQWQGGKQVITTPVVLDEKGDFKSLDAMASDIVNTCIPAEFRNDPRLVVLVGADLVAAEQYRLYQAADRPTEKIAAQMLGTTIAGRPAIIPPFMPGKRMVVTPLSNLHLYTQRGTGQRKAEFVEDRKQFENKYLRNEGYALEYYELYGAYDESAVTIGEVLEPKETVE
- a CDS encoding GPO family capsid scaffolding protein; protein product: MSQLMTNWLCIATEGDTVDGRKIEAAWIEEAAELYDTNLYTACIWPEHERYFGSMGEVLAVKAERDDEGLLRLYAQLCPNHHLLQANRDGQLLFTSAEFTPDGNFRGTGKTYLEGLGVTCSPASVGTTRLRFKSGKNQYRYGSLKPLVIDEVKQFKDKPKMAKEKKGGWKSFFNIDDANDSNSSSTDEVTLENIKEALQEFNTRLTSIESRLDSTETDVEEVQEDIEVVKDVVDTAEFKQLKDNISNIVKNFSKLDSKVTNLPNKNPRGDKSKEKRFNHLV